TGATTGGCGCGATATGGGGTGCGTTGCAGGCGCGCAGCATTCAGCAGAATCGGTCTTTTCTCGCTGATAAAAAAGACGCGCAAATTGCCAGTTCGCTCCTGTCGGTGACAGATGATCCCCTGATGGTGCGCGGTCTCGCATCTCGGCATTACGATGGCGAGGGGATTTCGGCAAAGCGCAGGTGTGTCGTCGATCAGGGCGTCTTGCAAATGTATTATGTCGATACGTATTACGGGCGCAAACTCGGCTGGGAGCCTACAACTGGAATGTCGTCTAATCTCGTTTTTGCACCGGGCGATAAAGATCTCAATGGCCTGATTGCAGAGATCGAGGATGGCTTTCACGTCACGTCCTGGCTCGGCGGCAATGCCGATACGACGACTGGGGATTTCTCTTATGGTTTTCGCGGCTTTCGCATTGCCAACGGGCAGAAGACGGGTGCGGTATCGGAAATGAATATCGCTGGCAATTTTCTCGATTTGTTGCAAAATCTCGTCGCCGTGGGCAATGATCCCAATGTCTATTCCAGCGTGCAAACGCCTACTCTAATTTTTGACAATGTGGCGTTTAGCGGAAAGTAAAAAGAGTGGCATTAGAGAGGGTAAATAATGTCTGCCGCGTCAAAAACGTCGCGCCATATTGCATTGGATATCCTCTGTCGCGTTGAACGGGGCGCTTATCTCGACCGTTTGCTCGACGCGCAGCGCGAGCATATCCGCGGTCCCGATGGCGATTTGCTTCACCATCTCGTGCGGGGTACGCTGACCTATCGGGCGCGTCTCGACCATATTTTGACGCCCTATCTCAAAAAATCCCTGTCCAGACAGCACGCAAAACTCCGCAATCTCCTGCGCCTCGGTGTTTACCAACTCCAGTATCTCGACCGCGTGCCGCCTTATGCGGTTGTTTCTGAATCCGTTATTCTCGCCCGTCACATTCTCGGGGAGCCGGTCGCCAGACTGGTCAATGCGGTGTTGCGCGGTGTGGCCGAGAATCGCAAGCCTGTTGTTTTTCCCGATTTTGATAGCGATCCCGTTGAGTATCTCGCCATTATGACATCACATCCCCAATGGCTCGTCGCGCGGTGGATCAAACGCTATGGCGTGGATGAGACACGCGCCCTGTGTGAATTTAATAATGCCCAACCTACCCTGACCATTCGCCCCAATGCGTTGCGAACGACGTCCGATGCTTTGCGCGATCAACTCGCTCTCGAAGGGATTGACACCGAATTTGCAGCATCCAATCTCCTCGCTGTATCCCAGGTGGGTCATCTTTTTCAGAGCAGGGCTTATTGCGATGGTCTCTTTAGCGTTCAAGGCGCAGGGGCTGCAATGGTTGTTCCCCTGCTCGATCCCCAACCCGGCGAGGCTGTTCTCGATTTGTGCAGTGCGCCCGGCGGCAAAACCACTGCTATGGCCGAGCGTATGAAAAATCGGGGTTTTATTCTCGCTACAGATCTCTATCCGCGTCGCCTCGAAATGCTAAAAAAAAACACGCACCGACTCGGGATTACATGTGTTTACCCTCTCGCTGTCGATGCGCGTTGTCTGGCTGTGAATCGCTTATTTGATCGGGTTCTGGTCGATGTGCCCTGTTCCTCGCTGGGTATTCTGAATCACCATCCCGACCTGCGCTGGCGAAAATTCGATATTCACGGTCTTGCGCGCTTGCAGCGTACTCTTCTCGATAGCGCTGCCGATTACGTGCGCCCGGGCGGCGTTCTGGTTTACAGCACTTGCACGCTTGAACCGGAGGAAAATGAGCGCGTTGTCGAAGGCTTTTTAAGCGATCATCCGGGCTTTCGAGTGACCCATCCCTATTTGCAATTGCTGCCCCATCAAACTGGTAATGACGGTGTTTTTGCCGTGCGGTTGAAGCGCTCTGTTTAGACCAACTCGTAGTGTCTGGAGTCAGGTGGAGGCACTGGCCGGGCATCTTCGGTGTTGATGCTCCAGTCGGCCAGTCGCAGTCGCATGGCGGCGAGGGCGTCGCGATGTTGATCTTCGTCGATTACATTGACCAGTTCGCCTGGATCGGCGACGAGGTCGTAGAGTTCGTCGCGGTCTCCCATGGGGTCGTGGACGTACTTCCACTCACGGGTGCGGACCATTTTGCACCGACCGGCTGCCTCGCGCCACTGCAAGGTGTCAATCAGGGTTTTGCGGCCCCAGGGTTGAGGTAGCTTTTCCAGGTCGGGCATGGTAAAGAGCGGTCCCCCGCTTCCGTATTCGGAAAAGGTCGCGTCCCTGGGTGCGGCTGCGGTTACAGTGGGTAGGGGTATTCCGTGCATGGCATGCGGCTGCGCCAGCCCTTGCAAGTGTAGCAACGTGGGCACGACATCAATCAGATTGGCCATGCTTTGATCGCGCACCCCGGCGGTGACCTGTCCGGGCCAGGAGACGATCAGCGGCACCCGCGTCAGGCTGTCGTAGAAGACCCCGCCTTTGCACTGCATGGCGTGTTCTCCCATAAAGTCGCCGTGGTCCGAACAAAAGACCACAATTGTTTGCTCTCGCAGCCCCAGTGCGTCGAGTTTGTCGAGTATTTGGCCGAGTGCGTCGTCGATAAAGCGCACCATGCCAAAATACGAGGCCATAACGCCGTAAACGTCTTCAATTGGATCGCGGTGCATCCCCAGCATCTGGTAGAGCACGCGGTTGCGTTCGGGTGCGCGCTCGTCGTCGAATTCGCCGTTGCGCCAGGGGGGAAGGTCAATATTTTCGGGCGGAAACAAGGCCGCGTACTCGGCCGGACACAGCCAGGACTCGTGTGGATCGGGAAAGGAGACCCACAGGGCAAAGGGTTGGTCTTGGTACTTTTCGATAAAGCGCGTCGTCTGTCCGGCGATCAGGCCGGTGGAGTGATCCTCCAACGGCAACTCGGAGGTGCCGTAGCTGAAGCGGGGGTTCTGATGGGCGAGCTGGCGATTTTCGGCGGCGACCTTGCGTCGGCCTTCTGCCGGGCGGAACCAGTCCATGCCCCGCGTCTCTTCGCCGCTACCACCGTGGGTACCGGGGTTCCACACGTCGAAGAGGGCCAAATCCTCCTCCTGTTCGAAGCAGTGGTTTTTGCCGATCAGGCCCGTGGCGTAGCCCTCTGCTTTCCAGAGTTGCCAGGCGTGTTCGGCACCGGCTGGCATCAAGGTCTGGTTGCGTCGGCCCCCGTGCGAGTGGGGAAATTGCGAAGTCCAAAATGAGATGCGCGCTGGCACGCAGAGGGGGTGCGGGGTGATGGCGTTTTCAAAGAGAACCCCGCTATCTGCTAGGCGTTCCATCGACGGGGTTTGGCAAAAGGTGTTGCCGTAGAGATGGCTGGCCGTGGCGCGCTGTTGATCGGTCATGATTACCAGGATGTTGGGGCGGTCAGTCATGGTGTTCTGCCTCGTTTTTGTTATGCGGCTGCCGACATGGCTTTGCTCAATATCTCCGATGTGCTGGGGCGCATGATTCGGGGATCGACTTGTTCGCCGTTGCTGAGTGTGTCGCGCACTTGAGAGCCTGAGATAAAGACCGGTTGTTCATCGGGGTGATGTTCCATCAAATCCACGCGTCCAAGTGATTCGTAATAGGCGGCAAATCCCACGTTTACGGGCTGAATTTGCAGGTCGCCATTCAGATGATCAAAAATTTCCTGTGCATCGAAGTCTCCCCAGATCGCGCTGCCGTCGTGATAGGGGGCATCGGCGTGTTTGCGGCCGATAATGATGTCGGTAAATCCAAAGTTTTGGCGATAAATGGCATGCATGACGGCTTCTTTGGGTCCGGCGTAGAACATTTTGATGTCCAGCCCGAGCAAAATGACTCTATCCGGTACAGATTCACCGCGTTTTTGCCAGAGTTCCACATCGCTATCCCCTTCGCCCAGTCCCCGAGATGCGATGAGTGCTTCGTAAGTTTGCATGCGAATCTCTGCGTTCACGTCGTCCGATTTGGTTTCTCCCACGAGGGGATTTAAGCACGCGCCTGCGTTGTGTCCCTGGCGCAGGAGGGTTTCCAAACCATATACCAGTGCGTATTCGTGTGCCCGATGCAGGGCATTGCGCGTTTGAAATGCCACAACGCGGTTCCAGCCTTTTTGTGTCAGGAGGGGTCTGATTTCACGCGGGCTGAGGACGTATTGTCCAAAATGTGGATTTTTGGGTTGGGATAGTACCTGAATTTCGCCGCCGAGGAGATGGGTTTTGTCGGCATCGCCATTCAGGACCATGTCGGCACCGGGATGGTCTGTGCGGTCCGTTAAATATACGCGCTGAAGATATTTGGTTTTGTCCCATTCAAAGATGTCGCTGATGTCCAGTACCGCCACAGTTTCGCCAGATGTGTTTTCCAATGCGACTTTTTGCCCAATCGAAAGGGTTTTGGCGAGGTCGGAACTCACGGGTAGTGATATTGGGATCGTCCAGGCATAGCACTTGCCGCCCACTTCGATGACGGATTCGTCGAGTACTCGATGATATGTTTGTGCATCCATTGGTCCTGTTAGTGGACTCAATCCGCCGTCGCCAAAACGATAGACCGAGGATAGATCTGCATCGCTGACCGGGACACGCGTCAGTCCGTTTGCTCTGGATAAAAATGTTTCAACATCTACTATCAGGCGATTGACCGGTTCGGATAGACCACCGTGGGGTGCAATCAGGGGTGTATCGGACATTTGGATAAACCTCCAGTGTTGTTTTTGATATTCTTGATTCACTAAGTAATGAATATATCTTTGACCTGTTTTCTGTCAAGAAAGAAAGCGGTTTTGGGCTTCTGCTTCTTCAACGCAATTCATCCCACTTGAATTCCAGGCGGATGAGATCTGGGGGCGATTCGCGCAGGTGGAGGGATTTATAGGTTATGATATTGAAATACACTTTTTCGGCGCGCGTTGTGAAATAAGGCATCGCATAATACCCGTCGGGTACAACTGCGCCTTCGTAATTGTCCAGTATGGCATAGGTGAGGATGTCGAGTGATTCGGGATCAAATTTGAATAGACACAGTTTCATGCCGCGTATCGATTTCATGTAATTTCTACCGATAAAGTAGTAGTTGCCATCTCGCTTGAAAAGTCGCGGTCTGCCTATCTGGGCGCGTATGAATTTGTAGGTCTGTGTCAGGTTCACTTCTCTGATTAAGTGGAACGATCTATCGGTAAAATGCATTCGCTGGATGCCGTCCAGACCTCGTGTGTTGAAGATGTATCCGTCTTCATATCGCAGGAAGGATGTTTCATTGATGGGGGCGTTGCCAAAGGCTTTTGTGAGGTTAGCTACAAACTGCCAACTTTTCCCATTGTCATCGGATCGAATCACATCCACATTGGGATTGTTATTTCGATAATGCCGGTAGGGCGTCAGGAGCATCCAGGTCGTTTCGTCCTCTGTCAGAGATTCAAAGGCATAGACATATTCCGTACCGTTGATGGAGCCGAGTTTTTCCCCGCCTTCAAAATGCACGCCATTGTCCGAAGACCGATATGCAAGAAGCCCGAATTTGTCTTTGGAATTTGGGAAATGGGGATCTACGTACAGGCCAATATCGCCATTGGCGAATCGGACAAATTCTCCGTTCTGGATCGTGAATCCATCCAGGTGCGCGACAATTTTCCGATCCGAAATTGTCCCCGTGGTGGGATTGTAGCGAAATATCTCCCAGTCGGCGGCTGGTTCTGTGTTGTGCCGGGTGCCGCGTTTGTAGGCGATCAGGACATTATGCTCGTCCAGAAACAAGAGGTGTGGGGCTTTCACATAAGGCAGTGTCTTTTGTTCTGCGGCTCGTATCAGGATTTCCTGGGTTTTGTAATGAGGTAGAATGGGGATATGAGGTTTCATGGTATTTTTCTACTGGCAGTTGGTACCAAGAAAAAAGGGTATGCCTTGAAGCCATGTCTGAAAGGCAGCATTGAGCGGCGCGCATAGCTCCGTGTCTTGAAAGATGAATTCCTTTAGATTCGTCAGGTTTGTCAGGCTTTGGGGAAGTGGACCCGTCAGGCCATTCTGGTCGAGATACAGTCCCGTGAGGTTGGACAGATTGCTCAATTCAGAGGGGATTGATCCGCTCAATGCATTTCTGGAAAGATACAGGTCCGTGAGGTTGGACAGATTGCCCAATTCGGAGGGGATTGGGCCATGCAACTGATTGTTGGAAAGATTTAATGTTTTGAGGTCGGACAATTTGCCCAATGCCCCGGGAAGTTCGCCCGTTAGATTATTGTTGGCGAGGTCCAGGGCTATGACCCGTTCATTAGAAACCGTGATGCCATGCCAGGTCGAAAGATCACTATCGCTCAGCCAATTTGTTTTGTTCGTCCAGTTTGCTCCGTTGGTTGCGTTGTACAGGGCTACCAGTACATCGCGGTCTGCCGCCAGTGACTGTTCTGGTCCCGTGCTGTTCTTCCCACAACTGAAAAGGAGAAATACCAGCATAATGTAAATGGGAAATGGTCGCATTATGCCATCCTCAAAAAAAGGCTACCGAAAGAACGAAATCGGTGACCTATTATGAGGTTGTTTTCTCTTTTATGTCAATATATAAAAAAACAGGCACTTGCTAGAATGTACGTAAGTGCCTGTTAGATTATGGTGCGCCCACAGGGAATCGAACCCCGAACCTACTGATTAAGAGTCAGTTGCTCTGCCAGTTGAGCTATAGGCGCGTTTTTTATGTACGATTGGAAATGTAAAGAAGCCTTTGTGTGATGTCAAGCCTTGCGAACATAAGTTCCGCTGCGTCCGCCACTTTTTTGTAAGAGACAGATTTCTCCGATGACCATGTTGCGATCTACTGCTTTGCACATGTCGTAAATGGTCAATAGGGCGACACTGACCGCGGTGAGCGCTTCCATTTCGACACCTGTGCGGTCGGGTACGCGCACGGTTGCACGCACTATAATGCTCGCGTTTTCGGTCTCAAAGTTGAGTTCGACGCCCGTAATGCCCAGCGGGTGACACATTGGGATGAGGTCAGAGGTGCGCTTGGCAGCCATGATGCCCGCAATGCGTGCGGTTTCCAGCACATTGCCTTTGGGTATGTTTCCCCCGGTGATGAGTTGCAGGGTTTCGGGCCGCATTTCAATTTTGCCCGATGCGATCGCCTCGCGGTCTGTCACATCTTTATCTGTGACATCCACCATCTTTACGGATCCCTGTTCGTCAATATGTGTCAATTTTGCCATGATCTTTTACCAGCTATTTAATAAAATGAGGTCTAATTCAGTTCCCGCACGCACATGGGCATCTTCGGCGTTGACCACGAATAAGCTGTTTGCGCGGGCCATTGAAAACAGGTCCGCCGAGCCGTGGTGCCCGACCCAGGAGCTTTCCCATATGCCGTTTTTGCTCGGAACACTGTGCGCGGGTACAAATTGCTTTCGCCCGGGCGTTTGTCGAAAGTCGGCACTGAGCACTGTGCGGACGGTGGGGAGGTGTACATCTGTCATGCACTGCATTTTTCTGATTGCAGGGCGCATGAGCAATTCCAGGCCGACTACAGAAGATACTGGATTGCCGGGTAAGCCAAAGACCTGTCGCGGACCTTTTACGCCAAATGTCAGGGGTTTGCCGGGTTTCATGCGGATGCGGTCAAATAGTACTTCGACACCCAGATCTCGCATGCCGTCTTGCACCAGATCGTATTCGCCGGCGGAGACACCACCCGATAGGGCGACGATATCACAGGTCTCCAGACCCTCGCCGATGGTTTGTATCAAGGCATGGATGTCGTCTTCTACTATGCCGAGATAACGCGCCTGCGCCCCCGAGCGCAAGACTTGAGCGACCATCGAGTACCCATTGCTATTTCGAATTTGACCGGGTTTGGGTTTGTGGTGTGGTTCCACCACTTCGCTGCCGGTTGCCACGATGCCGACTACTGGTTGGCGATAGACCTCGATATGGATATGTCCCACAGCGGCGAGAATGCCAACTTCGGGGGGGCGTATGACCGTGTTGGCCTGTAATACGACCTGATTGACGCGCACATCTTCGCCGAGGCGGGCGATATTTCTGCCTGTTTCCGTGGTGTCGAGCACGCGCACCTTTTTGGCATCTGCGTGTGGTTCTGTGTCTTCGACCATAATTACCGTGTCTGCGCCATCGGGTACGGGTGCGCCTGTCATAATTTGAGAGGCTTGCCCACATTCTACGCGCTTTTGCGGGACTGTGCCCGCTGGGATCTCTTCGATTACATCGAGTATGACCGGTGTATTACTGGATGCGGATGCGATATCTGCTCCCTGAAGGGCATAACCATCCATGAGGGCTTTGTCAAAGGGGGGCATATCGATATCTGAGCGCACATCTTCGGATAAAACGCGCCCGAGCACGTCGTCCAATCCCACGCGGATTTTGTCAATTGGCCGGGTATTTTCCATTACAATGCGGATGGCGTCGTCCATTTCAATCATATTTTACTCCTTGTCTATTTTCCCAATCGCGCATAATATACGCAAACTCGTTCGAAGTATTTGAGATTTTTTTTTTGTTTTTTTCATAGAGTATGTCGATATTTGTTTAACATACTGTGTTCAAAATGACAATATTTTTGACGGGAAAAATCGCGATAGAGTGTATTTTAACTATGAGGAGCAATATGTCCAAGACAGCAATTATTACTGGCGCAGGTACCGGAATTGGTGCGGGCATTGCCATTGCATTTGCCGAAGCGGGCTATAATCTCGCACTCGTGGGTCGGCGTATAGAACCCCTTGAAGAGATAGCCCGGCAATGCGGCTCTGCCAATATCGAGATTTGCGCTGCCGATGTTGCCGACCGCCAGGCGGTTCAATTGCTTGCCGACCAAACGGTCGCGGCATTTGGTTGCATCGATATTTTAGTGAACAACGCGGGCATCAATACCAAAAAACGCCACTTGACCGATATTGCGGATGAAGACTGGGACCGCGTTATGGAGATCAATCTCACGGGTGCTTTTAATGCGTTTCGCGCTGTTTTGCCACAAATGAAAGCGCAAAATGACGGTCTGGTTATCAATGTCTCATCTATGGCTGGCAAAAGAGCGGGTATGATCAGTGGTGTGGCTTATTGCGCGTCCAAATTTGGCATGGCCGCGCTGAATCAATCGATTAATGTCGAGTTTCGAGAGGCGGGTATTCGCGCCTGCTGTATTTATCCCGGAGAAGTCGATACACCTATCTTAGACCACCGCCCCAATCCCGTTTCAGATGAAAAACGCGCGGCCGCTCTTTTGCCCGAAGACATTGCCGCAGCCGCACTTATGGTCGCTCAGATGCCAGACCGCGTCATTGTCGAAGAAATTACCATTTTTCCACGCCGCGTGGTTGGGAGATAGAAGGAGCGTTGTACAACTGGCCGTATCTCAGGCCAGTTCATATCAGTAAGGAAGATAAAATGAAAACCGAAATTATCATTAATGTCGCTTCACACGAGTCGCGAATTGCCATTCTCGAAGATGGGAAACTCGCGGAAATTCTCGTTGAGCGCGCTGAAAGAGAACGCATGGTTGGCGATATTTATCAGGGTGTTGTCACGGCGGTTTTGCCCGGCTTGCAGGCCGCCTTTGTCGATATTGGGCAGGAAAAAGCAGCCTTTTTACACGTCTCAGATATGCCTGGCTCGCCCGGCTCAATGGTCGAGCTCGACTCGGAAGTCCTCGAAGACATTCGGGATCAGAGCAATGGTCAGAGCAAGTTCAGTATTGATGAGCTTGTGTCCAGGGGCCAGGAGGTCATTGTACAGATTAAAAAAGAGTCTATTAACACAAAAGGACCGCGCATTTCTGCTGTGCCATCGCTTGCCGGTCGGTTTATGGTGCTTGTGCCCGATGGCGATAAAGTCGGCGTGTCGCGCAAGATTACCAATTGGCGTGAAAAACGGCGCCTTCGAGATCTCGCGGGCAATATCAAGCCCGAGGGCTTTGGCCTTATTGTGCGTACCGAAGCCAATGGCAAAGGCGATCGGGAACTCGGGCGCGACCTCAAGCAGCTTTTGACCACCTGGAAACGGCTTCAAAAACAGGGAAAGAAGAGTAGCGGGCCCCAGTTGCTTCACAAGGAAGTGGGTATGACGTCTGGCCTTATCCGCGATTTGTTTACGGAGGATGTTCACCGCCTTGTCGTCGATTCGAAGCGCGAATACAAGCAAATTCAGGCATATCTCAAAGGGGTTTCGCCCGAGTTGCGCCGAACCGTGGAATACTACGGCGATACGCGACCGATTTTCGACGCTTTTGGCATTGAGGCTGAAATTGAAAAACTCTCCGAACGAAGGGTCTGGTTCAAAGGCGGTGGTTATCTGGTTATTGATCCGACCGAAGCGCTGGTTGCCATTGATGTCAACAGTGGGCGCAGCGTGGGTAAAGGACGCGCCAGGCAAGATGAGACCGTGTTGAAGACCAATTTGGAGGCTGCCCGAGAAGTTGCCCGACAACTCCGTTTGCGCGATATGGGCGGACTGGTGGTTGTCGATTTTATCGATATGGACCATGCGCGAGATCGCAAGCGCGTGGAAGATGAAATGCGTCAGGCTATTCGCCGCGACCGGTCCAAAATCCGGTATTCACGGATTACAGCGTTTGGGCTGATGGAGATGACCCGCCAGCGGGTGCGTCCCAGTTTGATGTCCACTTATTCTACGCCCTGTCCGCAATGCCATGGTACCGGGCATATTCCGAGTCAGGAGACCGTGTTGTCGCGTATCGAACGCTGGCTCAAACGCTCTCGCGCAGCTGCGCTCGAAAGACGGCTCACTGTGCAGGTTCATCCCACGCTCGGGTTCTATTTGCTCGAAAATCGCAGGGAACGCCTCAAAGCCATTCGCAAATCCACCCGGGTTTGGCTCGATGTCGAGTCGGCTCCGGATTTGAGTGAGGAAGATTATCGCATTTTTTCCAGAAAGCGGAAGATTGATGTGACAAATGAAGTTCAAACTTGACATAAAGTACGACTTCGGATAGATTTAGCCCTCTTTGGATTTCCCGATCCACGCCGGGTCGGGAAGTCTGTTTGAAAATAAAAAGTGGGGGCTGGGGACTGGAGGTTGGGGACTGGAACAATTTCTGGAGGTTTAGTATGTATGCAGTGGTCGATATTGCTGGCAGCCAATACAAGGTGCAAGAGGGCGATCATATCCGCGTGGCCCGGCTCGATGCCGAGGCGGGGGATTCACTCACTTTGCCCGATGTGTTGCTCTTAGGTGGCAGCGATGAAATCAAAGTGGGTACGCCTCAAGTTGAAGGGGCTGCCGTCGAAGTGAGTGTTAAAGGGCATAGTCTTGCAGATAAAGTCACGGTTTTTAAGATGAAGCGCCGCAAAAATTACCGGCGCAAGAGAGGGCATCGGCAATCTTATACCGATCTTCAGGTTGAAAAAATTGTAGCGGAAAGCTAAAATCGAGGAGGCTTTTCATGGCACACAAAAAAGGTGTTGGCAGTTCGAGAAATGGCAGAGATAGCGCGGGAAGACGCCTGGGTGTGAAATCCCCTGGTGGTCAGGTTGTCTCTGCAGGGACGATTATTATGCGCCAGCGCGGCACAAAAATTCACCCGGGCAATAATGTTAAGAAGGGTAAAGACGATACGCTGTATTCGGTCATCGACGGGCGCGTCAAATTTGAGCATCTCGGTAAGAAGCGCAAGAAGGTGAGTGTTTACGCGTAAGAGGCGAGAGGCGTGAGGTGAACAAAATTGGGATTGTTGGTGCTGGCAATGTGGGGGCGACTTCTGCACAGCGCATTGCCGAGAGAGAATTGGCCCGCGAGGTTGTGCTTCTCGATGTGGCAGAGGGTATTCCGCAGGGCAAGGGTCTCGATATGGCGGAGTCTGCACCTGTCGAGCGTTTTGATACCCATCTGATTGGCACCAATGACCCCAGCGCGCTTGCAGGATGTGACCTCGTGGTGATTACCGCTGGGCTTGCGCGCAAGCCCGGTATGAGCCGCGATGATTTGCAGGCGACGAATGCCGATATTGTCGGGACGGTGTCCGAGAATGTGCGGGATGTCGCGCCCAATGCCATTGTTATGGTGGTTTCGAATCCGCTGGATGTGATGACGTATGTGGCGTTGCAAAAAACCGGCTTTCCACCACATCGCGTGGTCGGGATGGCCGGTATTCTCGATTCTGCGCGGTTTCGGTTTTTTATTGCCGAGGCACTTGATGTTTCCGTCGAAGATGTGACGGCGTTTGTGCTCGGCGGTCACGGCGATTCTATGGTTCCTCTGCCTCGCTATTCTTCTGTTGCGGGGATTCCTTTGACCGAATTGCTCGATGGTGATACTATTGAGGCGATTGTGCAGAGGACGCGGGATGGCGGTGCAGAGATTGTGGGGCATTTGAAAACAGGGAGTGCGTATTACGCACCGGCTTCAGCGGTTGCCGAGATGACTGCGGCGATTGTGCGCGATAAGAAACGCATTTTGCCCTGTGCAGCGTATCTGACCGGGCAATACGGTATCCACGATCTTTTTGTGGGTGTGCCCATAAAGCTCGGCGCCCAGGGCGTTGAGAGCATTATCGAAATTGGTCTGACACCAGAAGAGACCGCAGCCCTGCAAAAATCCGCCGACGAGGTGCGAGAAAATATTGCGAAACTCGAGTTGTGAGAGTTGACAGAATAAAATAAAAGCGGTTTCACAATCAGCCCGTTCAATCTCCCCAATAGAAGGGTAGTTGGACGGGCTTTTATCTTATGTGCAAAAAATGAGAGGACGATCAAATGCAAGATAGCCAAGTCAATCGCATTCCCAACTTTATCTGGGGCATTGCCGACGATGTGTTGCGAGATCTGTACGTGCGGGGCAAGTACCGCGATATTATCCTGCCGATGACGGTGATTCGGAGGCTGGATGCGGCGCTTGAGCCGACCAAGCAGGCTGTTCTCACTATGCGAACCAGACTGGACGAGGATGGCGTTATTGAGCAGGAGGCCGCTTTGAAGCAGGCTGCCGGGCACGCTTTTTACAACGCATCTCCATTTACTTTGCGCGATCTTCGCTCTCGCGCCAACAGGCAGCAACTTCGGGCTGACTTTGAGGCATATCTGGACGGATTTTCGTCCAATGTGCAGGATATTTTGAAGAATTTCGAGTTTCGCAA
The nucleotide sequence above comes from Gemmatimonadota bacterium. Encoded proteins:
- the rplU gene encoding 50S ribosomal protein L21, which encodes MYAVVDIAGSQYKVQEGDHIRVARLDAEAGDSLTLPDVLLLGGSDEIKVGTPQVEGAAVEVSVKGHSLADKVTVFKMKRRKNYRRKRGHRQSYTDLQVEKIVAES
- a CDS encoding SDR family oxidoreductase → MSKTAIITGAGTGIGAGIAIAFAEAGYNLALVGRRIEPLEEIARQCGSANIEICAADVADRQAVQLLADQTVAAFGCIDILVNNAGINTKKRHLTDIADEDWDRVMEINLTGAFNAFRAVLPQMKAQNDGLVINVSSMAGKRAGMISGVAYCASKFGMAALNQSINVEFREAGIRACCIYPGEVDTPILDHRPNPVSDEKRAAALLPEDIAAAALMVAQMPDRVIVEEITIFPRRVVGR
- the rpmA gene encoding 50S ribosomal protein L27; translated protein: MAHKKGVGSSRNGRDSAGRRLGVKSPGGQVVSAGTIIMRQRGTKIHPGNNVKKGKDDTLYSVIDGRVKFEHLGKKRKKVSVYA
- a CDS encoding Rne/Rng family ribonuclease is translated as MKTEIIINVASHESRIAILEDGKLAEILVERAERERMVGDIYQGVVTAVLPGLQAAFVDIGQEKAAFLHVSDMPGSPGSMVELDSEVLEDIRDQSNGQSKFSIDELVSRGQEVIVQIKKESINTKGPRISAVPSLAGRFMVLVPDGDKVGVSRKITNWREKRRLRDLAGNIKPEGFGLIVRTEANGKGDRELGRDLKQLLTTWKRLQKQGKKSSGPQLLHKEVGMTSGLIRDLFTEDVHRLVVDSKREYKQIQAYLKGVSPELRRTVEYYGDTRPIFDAFGIEAEIEKLSERRVWFKGGGYLVIDPTEALVAIDVNSGRSVGKGRARQDETVLKTNLEAAREVARQLRLRDMGGLVVVDFIDMDHARDRKRVEDEMRQAIRRDRSKIRYSRITAFGLMEMTRQRVRPSLMSTYSTPCPQCHGTGHIPSQETVLSRIERWLKRSRAAALERRLTVQVHPTLGFYLLENRRERLKAIRKSTRVWLDVESAPDLSEEDYRIFSRKRKIDVTNEVQT
- the mdh gene encoding malate dehydrogenase, whose protein sequence is MNKIGIVGAGNVGATSAQRIAERELAREVVLLDVAEGIPQGKGLDMAESAPVERFDTHLIGTNDPSALAGCDLVVITAGLARKPGMSRDDLQATNADIVGTVSENVRDVAPNAIVMVVSNPLDVMTYVALQKTGFPPHRVVGMAGILDSARFRFFIAEALDVSVEDVTAFVLGGHGDSMVPLPRYSSVAGIPLTELLDGDTIEAIVQRTRDGGAEIVGHLKTGSAYYAPASAVAEMTAAIVRDKKRILPCAAYLTGQYGIHDLFVGVPIKLGAQGVESIIEIGLTPEETAALQKSADEVRENIAKLEL